GACCCCCTGTCGGTCATCGATTGGGTCAATCTCTACGCTCTCGCCGTCAATGAGGAAAATGCAGCAGGCGGGCGGGTTGTTACAGCCCCGACCAATGGTGCGGCGGGCATCATCCCGGCTGTCCTACATTACGCCACCCGCTTCCGCCATAGCCCCCACGGCCCCCGTAAGGCCGTACACCGCTTTCTGCTTACCGCGGGTGCCATCGCCACACTCTACAAACGCAATGCCTCGATCTCAGGGGCAGACGTCGGATGCCAGGGAGAAGTAGGCGTTGCGTGCTCAATGGCGGCAGGCGCACTTGTCGATTACCTCGGAGGAGACCATCATCAGGTCGAAAATGCCGCCGAGATCGCAATGGAGCACAACCTTGGACTCACCTGTGACCCGATCGCCGGACTGGTTCAAATCCCCTGCATCGAACGCAATGCCATGGGAGCCGTCAAGGCGATCAACGCTTCCCGCATCGCTCGCTCAGGTGATGGCACCCACTTTGTCTCGCTGGACAAAGTCATCAGCACAATGAAAGAAACCGGCAAAGACATGCAGGAAAAATACAAAGAAACATCGCGTGGAGGGCTTGCCGTCAATGTGGTTGAATGCTAGAACTCTCTATCGATGAATCCGTGGGAATCCATACGGTCCAGTATTGCCAACAACGTTTCTGACTACTGGCAGTGGGGAACCATGATCCTCTGCTTTGCTGCAGCGCTCATCCTGACCCGTATCATCTACAAAGCTCTCTTTCATGAGAAAGCTTCTTTCCGCAAGTTTTGCTCCCATTTCTTCAATACCGGAGAAAAGATCAATGGCACGCCTCTGGTATTTTCTGCCCTCCTGTGGATCACCCTCGCCGTCCGCAACCACTGGTCTCAAACGTTGATCGAAAAGGGGGGGGAAGGCATCCAATCCAACTATATTCACACGGTCGCTTTGATCGTTTCTGGCTACGTCGTCTATCAAGTGGCCCACGCCGTCTCCAAAGGACAGCTCATCCCCCGCATACTTAGCGGCTGCATGCTGGCGATCTTCATATTCCACCTGCTTGGCTGGCTCACCCCCTTGAATGAAGCCCTCCAAGACATTGAACTGCCTGTAGGTGATCTGAACGTCAACCTCTGGAACATCTTTTCATCACTCGCATCTCTGGTGATTTTGCTCTGGATTGTTTCCTTGGCTAACCGCTTCGTCGATGCCGCCATCTTCGCTCAAAAAGAGATCCCCCCCACCATCAAAGTCCTCATCAGTAAAAGCTCCCGCTTTTTTCTCTACGGCTTTGCTCTCATTGCAGCCCTATCGATCGGCGGGGTCCCCCTCGGCGGCCTTACGGTCTTCAGTGGGGCCCTTGGTCTCGGTCTGGGATTCGGTCTGCAAAAAATCATCGCCAATATGATTTCCGGCCTTATCATCCTCGTTGATAAATCCATCAAACCCGGAGATGTCATCGAAATGGATGGCACCTTTGGCTCCATCAACTCCATCCATAGCCGTTACGTATCCGTCATCACTCGCGACCGCAAAGAATTCCTCATCCCGAACGAAGACTTCGTTACCAATAAAGTCATCAACTGGTCATACTCAGATCGTGTGATTCGGGTCAAAGCCGATATCGGCGTCTCTTACGATACCGACCTCAATTTGGCCATCCGCCTCTGCACGGATGCTGCCCAGTCTGTTTCCAGAGTCATCAAATCCCCTGCCCCTGTCTGCCTCTTACGCGAATTCGGAGATTCTGCCATTATTCTCCAGATCCGCTTTTGCATTGAAGATGCCGTTAACGGAGTCAGCAATGTTCGCTCCCAAGTCCTCCTTGCCATCTGGCAATCCTTCCGCGATAATCATATCGAAATTCCATTCCCTCAACGAGATCTTCATATCAAGTCCGGCACACTCCCATACTCTGCCGACCCAAAGGCAACGCTGCCACCCGTGGCAACAGCTCCAGATACCCAATAACCATTAACTGACACTCATTTTATATGTCCGCACTTACCTTCCACACCATTGACGAAATTATCAGCGACATTGCCGCAGGTAAAATGGTTATCGTTACCGACGACCCCAACCGGGAGAATGAGGCCGACCTCATCGCCGCAGCCTCCATGGTCACACCTGAGATCATCAATTTTATGGTCACCCATGCCCGTGGGCTGATTTGTGCACCCATCACCCCGGAGCGAGCCGAAGAGCTCCAGCTGCCACAAATGGCACGGCGTAACACCGAATCCATGCAGACGGCTTTCACCGTTTCAGTCGATGCCGCCCATGACATCACCACCGGCATCTCCGCTGCAGACCGGGCCAGAACCATTCATCTACTGGCGAACCCGGAAGCGGATGCCAACGCCCTCGTTCAACCTGGACACATCTTCCCTCTTCAGGCTGTTCCAGGTGGGGTTCTCCGCAGAGCAGGACACACCGAAGCCGCCATCGACCTCACCCGCCTTGCCGGACTTCCCGAAGCTGGGGTCATCTGTGAAATACTCAATGACGACGGCACCATGGCGAGAGCCGGAAACCTTGGTGAATTCCAACAAAAACACCAGCTTAAGGCCTGTACCATCGCCGACCTGATCGAACACCGCCGCCATTCCGAAAAACTTGTCCGTCGAGGTGAAACCATCAACATGCCTACCGATTATGGAGACTTCGATTGTCACCTCTATTATGTGGAAAACGCAGAAGGCCACCACCTGGCACTCACCCGTGGAGATATCTCAGCCGACAACCCCACCTTGGTCCGTGTGCATTCGGAATGCCTCACTGGCGATGTCTTTCACTCACAACGATGCGACTGTGGGGCCCAGCTCGACACAGCATTGAAAAAAATCTCAGAAGAAGGAGGGGTGCTACTCTACCTCCGGCAAGAGGGACGAGGCATCGGCCTCCCCGCAAAAATCCATGCCTACAAGCTTCAAGAACAAGGCCTCGACACCATTGAGGCGAATGAAAAACTCGGTTATGGATCCGACCTCCGCGATTACGGCGTGGGCGCTCAAATATTACACGACCTAGGAGTCAGACAAATCAAGCTCATGACCAACAACCCGAAAAAAATCGTCGGATTGGAGGGATACAAGCTCGAAATCACCGAGCAAATTCCGGTCAGCATACCAGCCAACCCACACAACGAAAAATACCTCCAAACAAAAAAAGACCGGATGGGGCACACCCTCTAATCACGAACAACCGGTAGAGAGGATTGGCCCAATCCTCCAGCTCCTCGGTGTCTCGAATTTGAAATTTAAATATTCAAATACTTAGAGGTGCCCTTAAAACAATCGCCAGATCGAAGCGGTGGCAACACAGATCACCACACCAAAAATCAGAGGCAGAAACGTCGCGACTGAAGTCCATTTCCACGACCCGGTTTCACGGTAAATCGTGTAGATTGTGGTACTACATGGATTGTGACACAGCGAAAACAGCATCAGACAGACCACAGTCATCATGGTCCAGCCCGCATGCACCAAAATGCTATGAATCCCCTCGTCCCCGGTTTCGAACATCACCCCCGCCCCGGAACCCCAGTCAGATTGACCGGACACCAGCACGCTCAGCATGAGAATCGTCGGTATCACAATCTCATTCGCGGGTATCGCTACGATATACGCTAAAAGAATCACACCTGTCAGCCCCATCAACTCTCCGGGACCGTCCAGAAAACCAATGAGCCAATGAGCCAATGGCTGACCACCAATCGAAAGATTGGCCACAAGCCAAATGGCAGCCCCTGCTGGCATGGCAAAGACGACAGCACGCCACAAAACAATCAGAGTGCGGTCAATCAACGATGTATACAAGGTGCGTAAAATGTTGGGAGGCCGATACGGAGGGAGCTCCAAGGAAAATGATGTCGCCTCACCCCGTAACACCGTCCGGGCTAACATCCAGGAACTCAACAGCGTCAAGCCAAAGCCCAACACCGTCACCAACAAAACGGACCCCACAACCACCGGACTTGACCAGGCACTCGGAACCGCCGCTCCTATAAAAATGGACGCAAGTAAAATCTGGGTTGGCCAACGACCGTTACACAACGAAAAATTATTCGTGATGATCGCGATCAAACGCTCCCGGGGAGAGTCAATGACCCGGGTGGCAACAACCCCCGCGGCATTGCAGCCCAAGCCCATGGCCATCGTCAACGCTTGTTTGCCATGAGCTCCAACCTTCTGAAACATTCGGTCCAGATTGAAAGCGACTCGTGGCAAAAAACCAAGGTCCTCCAATATCGTAAAACAGGGGAAAAAAATAGCCATCGGAGGCAGCATCACCGAGATCACCCAGGCCGTTGCCAAGTACATACCATCCACCAGTAGCCCCTTAATCCAGAATGGTGCCCCCAAAGCGTCAAACCATGAGCTCAACAAGCTATGCCCATTATCGACCAATAAGCTTGCCAGCATCTGAGACGGCACATTGGCTCCGGCAATCGTCAACCACAAAACAA
This genomic stretch from Oceaniferula marina harbors:
- a CDS encoding mechanosensitive ion channel family protein, translated to MNPWESIRSSIANNVSDYWQWGTMILCFAAALILTRIIYKALFHEKASFRKFCSHFFNTGEKINGTPLVFSALLWITLAVRNHWSQTLIEKGGEGIQSNYIHTVALIVSGYVVYQVAHAVSKGQLIPRILSGCMLAIFIFHLLGWLTPLNEALQDIELPVGDLNVNLWNIFSSLASLVILLWIVSLANRFVDAAIFAQKEIPPTIKVLISKSSRFFLYGFALIAALSIGGVPLGGLTVFSGALGLGLGFGLQKIIANMISGLIILVDKSIKPGDVIEMDGTFGSINSIHSRYVSVITRDRKEFLIPNEDFVTNKVINWSYSDRVIRVKADIGVSYDTDLNLAIRLCTDAAQSVSRVIKSPAPVCLLREFGDSAIILQIRFCIEDAVNGVSNVRSQVLLAIWQSFRDNHIEIPFPQRDLHIKSGTLPYSADPKATLPPVATAPDTQ
- the feoB gene encoding ferrous iron transport protein B, which gives rise to MGEAGADGQEGNHRVGDACLTCPSRHGQLRKHGLDVDESDFVVALAGNPNTGKTTVFNALTGLRMHTGNWPGKTISRAEGAFSYDSQRFKVVDLPGTYSLLSASPDEEVARGFLLFGQPDVTLIVVDATSLERNLNLALQVLQITRRAVICLNLMDEAKAHHIDIDVRNLARSLGVPVVPCSARSGEGIAELLRELSQMATRSEARPPLKLKLNIPGLAPSLREIEEALCQLFPDFQQSRWTALRLLEGDRQVVDAVRTGDLAQLACFAADADRSEPMDPPETTVQEREAILDMAHRLGWKLPKNLHDRITETIYGEAARIASQSVVHHGGSSRLLWQQRVDRWLTHPVTAFPVMAAVLAFVLWLTIAGANVPSQMLASLLVDNGHSLLSSWFDALGAPFWIKGLLVDGMYLATAWVISVMLPPMAIFFPCFTILEDLGFLPRVAFNLDRMFQKVGAHGKQALTMAMGLGCNAAGVVATRVIDSPRERLIAIITNNFSLCNGRWPTQILLASIFIGAAVPSAWSSPVVVGSVLLVTVLGFGLTLLSSWMLARTVLRGEATSFSLELPPYRPPNILRTLYTSLIDRTLIVLWRAVVFAMPAGAAIWLVANLSIGGQPLAHWLIGFLDGPGELMGLTGVILLAYIVAIPANEIVIPTILMLSVLVSGQSDWGSGAGVMFETGDEGIHSILVHAGWTMMTVVCLMLFSLCHNPCSTTIYTIYRETGSWKWTSVATFLPLIFGVVICVATASIWRLF
- a CDS encoding bifunctional 3,4-dihydroxy-2-butanone-4-phosphate synthase/GTP cyclohydrolase II, whose translation is MSALTFHTIDEIISDIAAGKMVIVTDDPNRENEADLIAAASMVTPEIINFMVTHARGLICAPITPERAEELQLPQMARRNTESMQTAFTVSVDAAHDITTGISAADRARTIHLLANPEADANALVQPGHIFPLQAVPGGVLRRAGHTEAAIDLTRLAGLPEAGVICEILNDDGTMARAGNLGEFQQKHQLKACTIADLIEHRRHSEKLVRRGETINMPTDYGDFDCHLYYVENAEGHHLALTRGDISADNPTLVRVHSECLTGDVFHSQRCDCGAQLDTALKKISEEGGVLLYLRQEGRGIGLPAKIHAYKLQEQGLDTIEANEKLGYGSDLRDYGVGAQILHDLGVRQIKLMTNNPKKIVGLEGYKLEITEQIPVSIPANPHNEKYLQTKKDRMGHTL